From Aedes albopictus strain Foshan chromosome 1, AalbF5, whole genome shotgun sequence, one genomic window encodes:
- the LOC134291540 gene encoding uncharacterized protein LOC134291540 — protein sequence MRVGGRLQNSAYPYDVKHPVILPANHKVTELLLRDIHLRNLHAGPSLLAATVNQQYWVVGLQTAVRLTVQGCTRCVRLKGKTATQLMGSLPVPRVTGTRAFTHVGVDYAGPLKVHASCVRGVKTTKGYIVVFVCMATKAVHLEVASDLSTNTFICALKRFISRRSHPNDIWSDCGTNFVGTDHWLKEIQGARQTHNEAAGRFLSNLGIKWVFNPPSAPHRGGIWEAAVKSAKKHLVAVLGSEAATYEDLSTVLAQVEACLNSRPLCPLSTNPDSYEALTPGHFLVGQPINLIPEPDVRHIPMNRLDKWQLLHKHTTEIWKRWRDEYVSSLQPRSKWRTTEANVEKDQLVLVKNDNAPPAHWELARIVQLHPDSTGVVRTVTLRRGQAEYSRPIQKICVLPSD from the coding sequence ATGCGTGTGGGTGGACGCTTGCAAAATTCCGCGTACCCATACGACGTCAAACACCCGGTCATTCTCCCAGCCAACCACAAAGTGACCGAGTTACTTCTGCGAGACATTCATCTGCGTAATCTCCATGCGGGACCCAGTCTTCTAGCAGCGACAGTCAATCAACAGTACTGGGTGGTAGGACTGCAGACCGCTGTCCGTCTTACTGTTCAAGGATGTACTCGTTGCGTGCGACTCAAAGGGAAGACAGCGACACAACTCATGGGAAGCCTGCCTGTGCCTCGGGTGACGGGAACTCGAGCTTTCACACACGTCGGCGTGGATTATGCCGGTCCACTGAAGGTTCATGCATCCTGCGTCCGCGGGGTGAAAACCACCAAGGGCTACATCGTGGTGTTTGTGTGCATGGCCACGAAGGCTGTGCACTTGGAGGTTGCCAGTGACCTCTCGACGAACACCTTCATCTGTGCACTGAAGCGGTTCATCTCCAGGCGATCTCATCCGAACGATATATGGTCCGACTGCGGTACAAACTTTGTTGGTACGGACCACTGGTTGAAGGAGATTCAAGGTGCAAGACAGACTCACAACGAAGCAGCAGGACGATTTCTCTCCAACTTGGGAATAAAGTGGGTGTTCAACCCGCCTTCAGCGCCTCATCGCGGCGGCATTTGGGAGGCGGCGGTGAAGAGCGCCAAGAAACATCTGGTCGCAGTCTTGGGCTCCGAAGCAGCAACGTACGAAGATCTCTCAACAGTTTTGGCGCAGGTGGAAGCATGCCTTAACTCGCGACCACTGTGCCCACTTTCAACGAACCCAGACAGCTACGAAGCGTTGACCCCAGGACATTTCCTGGTCGGACAGCCAATCAACCTCATCCCGGAGCCAGATGTTCGACACATTCCTATGAATCGTTTGGACAAATGGCAACTTCTGCACAAGCACACGACCGAAATCTGGAAACGTTGGCGCGATGAATATGTGTCCAGCCTGCAACCTCGGAGCAAGTGGCGTACCACTGAGGCCAACGTGGAGAAGGATCAGCTGGTGCTAGTCAAGAATGACAATGCCCCACCGGCTCACTGGGAGTTGGCGCGTATTGTTCAGCTACACCCGGACTCGACAGGAGTCGTCCGGACAGTTACGTTGCGGCGTGGTCAAGCGGAGTACTCACGCCCCATACAGAAGATCTGCGTGCTACCGTCGGATTGA
- the LOC134291543 gene encoding uncharacterized protein LOC134291543, with product MEKLVKIRNAHMVQVVGELAAAGKLAERKASCSEATERLDQLRELAGNFRKTQSSIEESLDDPEAVASVHNFREEFNGAYFRAKDILEKYIADNNPDEVASTSSFTSGRTVMDNDLREAMKMLLNAQRTLLEGQQTANINQSQGTRDPAAEDYGSNRAPFVNVRLPPINVPTFSGDRKSWRSFKDIFETTIHNRIDLPSSLKMQYLVSFLDGSAKQLVSSFPISEANYLEAWEALTNVYDKKKYTVFALVREFVDQPAVTSGTSESLRKLVTTSDEVVRQLNALGEEFNTRDPWLIHLLLEKLDKESRSLWAQRIIEEKNPSFDDFLKFLDNRCDALETCTAFTKKSTGEAVKKETVKKTVSEKKLHSLHSAAGGEKCAKCSKEHPLFQCDDFKKMDTQSKRELVKKARLCFNCLRASHTAKFCGSKAVCRNDDCKQRHHTLLCEKNIEEVKKKPVLNSETEQQPESGSVITSMVAQVPLKVHQKAFILPTAVIRVRGGGGELLQARALIDSGSEASLISEACVQKLGLPRSNGKVVVSGLKQQTAGTTRGLVKLVIANRFENAIVLQTSAFVMGRLTSTLPTQHCRVHPSLLDNQLQENLADPAYQTPGPIDIILGSDVFLALLKPGQVKDNGGVPVAQNTIFGWIVSGNQAIYSSKIQANASIVNLHTELDVNRTLRMFWEQEEVPKPQQLTPSEQTAAELFRSTLSRDGNGRFIVRLPFDDLKPALGESLTPAIKRLRSMERRFRQDKEFHKQYTDFLSEYLALGHMEVVPANEVEVETSQCFYLPHHAVVKADSTTTKLRVVFDASCASSSVFLRFRTHQVAFSADVEKMYRQVVVHPADRDFQRIVFREQEDQPIQHYRLCTVTYGTKCAPYLAIEAMKQSGREYKEVYPEAALRIELDTYVDDFLSGAQDVQKARDLKQQVVEILESAGFHLRKWTTNCPELLQDEAQDEQEPVDVKLAEQPNAVKALGIRWLPKEDTFSFKVSLNVNSVNTKRQLLSDSCKLFDPFGWLAPVTVKVKIIFQQLWLSELSWDDPLPPTVESAWIEVKETLQQVEQVHLPRFAPNYNGKIELHGFSDASELAYAAVVYARGRNDSGDIVVNLLAAKTRVAPIKQVSLPRLELNAAALLSTLMESVMQAFSHLEVEPWAYTDSSIVLQWLSAHPRTWKTYVANRTSAILEVLPRDRWNHVRSEDNPADCASRGLTPVELVTHPLWWCGPDELKSETEHWKRVPVEQVDDEELLELRRLKVLHTAIPIIRINYDIETSLLERRSNYTLIVRALAYVNRFLLALKADNENPNLGLSPNEIYDAKMQLARAAQYAAY from the coding sequence ATGGAGAAACTTGTGAAAATTCGCAACGCACATATGGTGCAAGTGGTCGGGGAGCTGGCAGCAGCCGGGAAACTCGCTGAACGGAAGGCGTCCTGCAGCGAGGCAACGGAAAGGCTCGACCAGCTTCGGGAACTTGCTGGAAACTTCCGGAAGACACAGTCGAGTATCGAGGAGAGCCTGGATGACCCAGAAGCGGTTGCCTCCGTGCACAACTTCCGCGAGGAGTTTAATGGTGCATACTTTCGAGCAAAGGacattctggagaaatacatCGCGGACAACAATCCGGACGAAGTTGCTTCCACATCCAGTTTTACTAGTGGAAGAACGGTCATGGACAACGATTTGCGAGAGGCGATGAAGATGCTCCTGAATGCCCAGCGTACCTTGTTGGAGGGCCAACAAACAGCGAACATCAATCAATCGCAAGGCACCCGGGACCCGGCAGCGGAAGATTACGGGTCGAATCGTGCACCGTTCGTGAATGTGCGGCTGCCGCCGATCAACGTGCCAACATTCAGCGGCGACAGGAAAAGCTGGAGGTCGTTCAAGGACATTTTCGAAACTACTATTCACAACCGGATCGACCTTCCCAGCTCACTCAAGATGCAGTATCTGGTGTCGTTCCTTGACGGCAGCGCGAAGCAGCTAGTGAGTTCGTTTCCCATCTCGGAAGCTAATTACCTGGAAGCGTGGGAGGCGCTCACGAATGTCTACGATAAGAAGAAGTATACGGTCTTCGCCCTTGTTCGTGAATTCGTGGATCAGCCAGCGGTCACCTCCGGAACATCAGAAAGCCTGCGGAAGCTCGTCACTACTTCCGATGAAGTGGTGCGTCAATTGAACGCGCTTGGGGAAGAGTTCAACACGCGAGACCCATGGCTCATCCATCTTCTGCTGGAAAAACTCGACAAGGAAAGCCGTTCACTCTGGGCGCAGCGAATCATCGAAGAGAAGAATCCATCGTTCGACGATTTCCTGAAGTTTCTGGATAACCGGTGCGACGCCCTGGAAACTTGCACGGCGTTTACGAAAAAGTCGACAGGGGAAGCCGTCAAGAAGGAAACCGTAAAGAAAACAGTGAGCGAGAAGAAGTTGCATTCCCTGCACTCAGCTGCAGGAGGGGAAAAGTGCGCGAAATGCTCCAAAGAGCATCCGTTATTTCAGTGCGATGACTTTAAAAAGATGGACACACAGTCTAAACGTGAACTTGTTAAGAAAGCGAGATTGTGCTTTAACTGCCTGCGGGCATCGCACACCGCGAAGTTTTGTGGCTCAAAAGCAGTGTGTCGGAATGATGACTGTAAGCAGCGTCATCACACACTGCTGTGTGAAAAAAACATTGAAGAAGTGAAGAAGAAACCAGTGCTAAACAGTGAAACGGAACAACAACCGGAGAGCGGATCTGTCATCACTTCGATGGTGGCACAGGTTCCGCTAAAAGTGCATCAGAAAGCGTTCATTCTACCTACTGCTGTCATTCGTGTGCGGGGAGGCGGCGGCGAGCTGCTTCAAGCCCGTGCTCTCATCGATTCTGGATCCGAAGCGTCGCTGATCTCCGAAGCTTGCGTGCAGAAACTCGGCCTGCCTCGCTCCAACGGCAAGGTGGTGGTCTCCGGACTAAAGCAGCAGACAGCAGGAACAACTCGCGGACTAGTGAAGCTGGTGATCGCCAACCGGTTCGAAAACGCAATCGTTTTGCAGACAAGTGCCTTCGTCATGGGAAGGCTCACTTCGACACTTCCGACACAGCACTGTAGGGTGCATCCAAGCCTGCTTGACAACCAGCTACAGGAGAACCTTGCGGATCCGGCATATCAAACGCCGGGACCGATCGATATCATCTTGGGATCTGATGTCTTTCTTGCTCTTCTGAAGCCAGGGCAAGTCAAGGACAACGGTGGTGTTCCCGTGGCGCAAAACACGATCTTTGGGTGGATTGTGTCGGGGAATCAAGCCATCTACTCGTCGAAAATTCAAGCCAACGCATCCATCGTCAATCTGCACACAGAGCTCGACGTCAACCGCACCTTGCGAATGTTTTGGGAGCAGGAGGAGGTTCCGAAGCCGCAGCAGCTTACTCCTTCTGAACAGACAGCCGCCGAGCTCTTCAGGTCGACTCTCTCACGAGACGGAAACGGGCGCTTCATCGTACGGCTACCGTTCGACGATTTGAAGCCAGCGCTGGGTGAATCTCTCACTCCGGCCATCAAGCGATTGCGATCAATGGAAAGGCGTTTTCGACAGGATAAGGAATTCCATAAGCAGTACACGGATTTCCTCAGCGAGTATCTGGCACTAGGACACATGGAGGTGGTGCCAGCAAACGAGGTGGAGGTGGAGACTAGCCAGTGTTTCTATCTTCCACACCATGCCGTGGTCAAGGCCGACAGCACGACGACCAAATTGAGGGTGGTCTTCGACGCCTCGTGCGCGTCGTCAAGCGTATTTCTACGTTTCCGAACCCACCAGGTAGCGTTTTCGGCAGACGTGGAAAAAATGTATCGCCAGGTGGTGGTACACCCAGCGGATCGTGATTTCCAGAGGATCGTGTTCCGTGAGCAGGAGGATCAACCAATCCAACACTATCGGTTGTGCACTGTGACGTATGGGACCAAGTGCGCCCCGTACTTAGCGATTGAAGCCATGAAGCAATCCGGCCGGGAGTACAAGGAAGTGTATCCGGAAGCAGCCCTGAGGATTGAACTCGATACGTACGTAGACGATTTTCTGTCAGGCGCTCAGGATGTGCAGAAAGCAAGGGACCTGAAGCAACAAGTGGTGGAGATTTTGGAGTCCGCTGGTTTCCACCTGCGGAAATGGACCACGAACTGCCCGGAGTTACTACAGGACGAAGCTCAGGACGAACAGGAACCGGTGGATGTCAAGCTAGCAGAGCAGCCAAATGCAGTCAAGGCACTCGGCATTCGGTGGCTGCCCAAAGAAGACACTTTTTCGTTCAAGGTCAGCCTCAATGTAAACAGCGTGAACACCAAGCGACAGCTACTTTCGGACTCCTGCAAGTTGTTTGATCCGTTCGGCTGGCTGGCGCCAGTGACTGTGAAGGTAAAGATTATATTCCAGCAGCTGTGGCTCAGCGAACTCTCGTGGGACGATCCACTACCTCCGACAGTCGAATCGGCGTGGATTGAGGTCAAGGAAACACTTCAGCAAGTGGAACAGGTACACCTTCCTCGATTCGCACCCAACTACAACGGCAAAATCGAGTTGCATGGTTTTTCGGACGCCTCCGAACTGGCGTACGCAGCGGTGGTGTATGCTAGAGGGCGGAATGATTCAGGAGACATAGTTGTGAATCTTCTGGCCGCCAAGACAAGGGTGGCTCCAATCAAACAAGTGTCCCTACCGAGGTTAGAGCTCAACGCAGCAGCTCTACTATCAACGCTGATGGAATCGGTAATGCAGGCGTTCAGCCATCTGGAGGTGGAGCCTTGGGCATACACAGACAGCAGCATCGTTCTCCAATGGTTATCCGCTCACCCCCGCACATGGAAAACGTACGTGGCCAATCGTACGTCGGCAATCTTGGAAGTGCTGCCACGTGATCGCTGGAATCACGTTCGAAGCGAGGACAACCCAGCAGACTGTGCTTCACGCGGTCTCACACCTGTCGAGCTGGTAACGCACCCCCTCTGGTGGTGTGGACCGGACGAATTGAAGTCGGAAACCGAACACTGGAAGCGAGTCCCTGTTGAGCAGGTCGACGACGAAGAGTTACTGGAGTTACGTCGGTTGAAGGTACTTCACACTGCGATACCGATCATCAGAATAAACTACGACATCGAGACAAGCCTACTGGAGCGGCGTTCGAACTACACGCTCATCGTGCGCGCCCTAGCGTACGTCAATCGATTCTTGTTGGCACTCAAGGCGGACAACGAGAATCCCAACCTTGGACTTTCACCAAACGAAATCTACGATGCCAAGATGCAGCTGGCCAGAGCTGCACAGTACGCCGCATACTAG